In Campylobacter porcelli, the sequence TTGGGATTTTTGATAGGGTCTTTTCTATCCAAATAGAGTGAGTTTTGATAAAGTTGTCTATTTGAAATTTAGTAGCGTAAAGTGGAGCTATGAGCTTAATATCACCAGTTGAAGTAATCTTTAGGCGTAAATATTTAACACGCTTTTTTATGCACTCTATCTTAAATTTCCCATACTCTATCAAGATATCTCCCCTTTATCAAATGGGACATTTTATCTAAATTTTAGATATTTTTGGCTGAATTTAGCTCTATTAAAAACCAAAGCGGAAAAAGAGCTGAAACTATGAAGGCAAACTTCATAATAGAAAAGCTCAAGCCTTTAATACCAAGATTAGGCAATAATGAAGCCTTAAAACTACACTTAAATAGAGCCATTTTAAATGCTAATGGCGACTTTAAACTAGCGATTAAAAATATTGAGAATATCCCAGATGGCAACTTGCCAACGCCTACAAGAAATCTCTTAAATGAGTTTAAAAATGCGTTAAAAGATATAGAACAAGTGGTTAAATCTCAAGCTAATGAGCCAACGCAAATTAAGGCTGAAAATCAAGTAAATTTATCTAAAACCAAAGAGCCAACGCAAGAGCCAGTAAAAGCTGAAGCTAAAAAAGAAGCTGAAAATTTAGCTCAGTATCGCAAAGATATCGAAACTAAGTATAACATTAATCCTATAAAAGAATTCGGCACTAATTACGCTGAGTTTTACCACGATGGGGCAAATGCCATTAGAAAGCTTTTAGTTGAAAGACAAGGGCAAGTAGCTGGAGCGTTTGAGAGAAAAGAGCTAGGGGATATAGATTTAGTGTGGGGAGAAGCTAAAGCTGCAAATGGCGATATAAAAGGGTATGGGCTTAGCAAGATAGAAGCTAAGCACCTTAATGACTTTGCTAGTTTTTACGGCGATACACCACAAGAGAAATTAATAAATGGCTTAAATGAGATTATAAAAAATGGCAAAATTATAAATGAAAACGGCGTAGATACTATATGGTATAAAAAAGATAATGATTATTATTTAATCGGTCTTAGCAAGGGCTTTTATAATAAAGGGGATAATAACTGGATTATTACAGCGTATGAAAAAACTAACCTAAGTATAGATAAAAAAGCTAGAATAGATAAAGCTTTAAAAGGTGGCGACAGCAAGACCATTTCCGCTTATGCTGAAATTAAAAGCTCAAAGACACCTAAGCTAACCACCGCTGAGAATTCTACCACAACGGTTAATAAAAGTCAAGCCAAAAATATGATGGGTGGCTTTAGCACTATGGCGATGGAAAAGGCTATATTACACCTAGGTAGTGGAGCTGCAGGTGGAGCGATAAATGCTAATGCTGAGCAAGACCCAGACAAAAAGGCTGAAGCATTTCTCAAGGGATTTTTACTAGGAGCTGGTGGCTCAGTTGGGGCTATAAAAATGCTAGAAAATTCAGCCAAATTAGCCCCACAATTGGCACGAATTAGCCAAAGATTAGCCAATGATTTACCTGTGATTTTAAATGATAGACCTGATATTGTGGGTAAAGCCCTAGGTAAAACACCAAAGGATAATTATAATTATATTTTTGGCGGAGAGAACGCAATCGGAGCAAATAAGGCTAAACTAAAAACCGCTAGGGAGATGGTAAAAAATGGAGCAGATGAGAGCCAAATATGGACTAAAACTGGCTGGTATAAAGACATTGATGGCAAATGGAAGTTTGAGATAAATCCGCTTGGTGGCAAGTTTAAAAAAGTAATAAAAGATTTGTTTGACGCTAAGGCTTTTAAAGAAAAAAATAGAGAAAAACTAGAAGTCTTACAAGATAGAGCTAAAATAAATGATAAATACCAAACCAATCTAAATAACTTAAACGCTACTTTAAGCCAACAAGCTAGTATTATCACAAAGGCAAAAGATGGTTTAAAGCTTAGCGAAGTGCTAGATGATAAAAAGCTCTTTAATGCTTATCCACAGCTAAGAGATTTGAAAGTAAGATTTGATGAACTTGATAGCCAAATGTCTATGTATGATGGATATTACAATAAAACGCTTGATGAAATAGTTTTAAACTCTAAGCTATATAATAAGCCTGAAATGCTAAGAAGCATTTTATACCACGAAATACAACATAAAATCCAAAGTATAGAGGGCTTTGCTAGTGGCGGTGGCTATTTTTCTGATATAACAAAGGTTGAAAAACTTCTAGAAAAATACCCTAATGATGCTGACTTGCAAAATCTATATGATGGGCTAAAATATAACTATGTATCTGATAGTGCTGAGTATAATGTATATCGCAAATTAGCTGGTGAAGCAGAAGCTAGAAATGTCCAAACTAGGCTAACTGCTAATAGCAAAGAACACCCTAATAAAACCTTAGATATCAATCCAAATGAGCGAATAGTTAAGTTTGATAGCGATATGAGTGCTAGTTATACTCCAAATTCTAGCGTTTTGAAAGAACAAAAAGATAAGCTAGGCATAGAACTAGCAAATATGGATGAAAAAGCACAAGCAGATACTATAAAATTGTATGAAAATGCCAAAAGCGCAGATGAAAAACACAACGCTTTAAAAATGGCAATGCTCTCAAATAGAAGTGATGAATTTCGCCCTATTAGCCATATTAATTTAAGTGATATAAGTGATAAAGAAGCGCAAGATTTAGCAAAAAAAATACAAAAACATTATTCTAGTGCTGATTTTAGTCTTTATAATGGTGGAGAATATTATACAATAAGCAATCGTGGCAAAGGCAAAATCGCTCGTGGGTATGAAGCCATAAAAGAGTATGATTATATAAATAAAGCTGAATATCTAGCAGTAGCTGGGAAACTTGATTATTACTTTAATAACTCTAGATTTTTAGGCAAACATCGTGACCTTAGAAGTGATAATGATTTAACTGATATACTGTTTTTTAGAAGTGATGCCAAAATACACGGCAATAATGTTCAAATACTTTTTACACTAAAAGAAGTAAATAAGGGTGTCCAAAAAGGCAAAAGAGTATATGCTATGGGAATAACACTAGCAGATGATGCTGGGAAGTTAATACGACTGGACAGCGACGCCCTCCCAGCTACTAGCGGAGCGACACACGCAACAGGCAGCCCGACTGCTACACCCGCTACCGCAAGTAATGGTGTTGATTTTAGCGCAAATTCAAAGATTAGTCAAGACTTGCCAAAATGGGCTGATAAATTTAAAGCAAAAATGACAAAAATGGGTCAAGAATATAGCGATGAAAAAATTGCTAACTTAGCAAACTGGCATAAAGATAGCCACCCAGCTACAAAAGAAAAAGACGGCTCACCAAAGGTGTTTTATCACGGCACTAACGCAAATTTTGATGCTTTTGACATAAATAAATTAAAGGGTAGTTGGCTAGGTAAAAGCTTTTATTTTACAGATACTAAACAAAAAGCAAAAGGCTATGGCAAAAATGTAATGTCGATATATTTAAATATCAAAAATCCTTATATCTCAAAAGCAATTGATAATTATGGCTTTGTAAAAGAAGTCAAAGAGCAATTTAATGTAAAAGAAAATTATGGCGAATTTGACCCAGCACAAGTGCTAAAAGAACACGGCTATGATGGCGTAGTATATAAAGATTGGAATGATGATATAGGCTATATATACACAGCTTTTAGCCCAAATCAAATAAAAAGTATAAGCAATAATGGGGCGTTTAATCCAAATTCAAATATGATGGGTGCATACACCAAAGTAGGGCTACCTATCGCTCTTGTTGGTGGTGGGCTTGGATATATGGGAACTCAAAGTATAGTAGATGGATATAAAAACAAAGATACCGCAAATCAAACTAGAGCCAAACAATACGCTAAATTTCTAGCTGAAGCTAAAGAGCCAACGCAAGTTGCCCCAAATGAGCTTTATAAGGCTTATAAAAAGGCTAAAAAAGATATAGAAAAACCAACCAAAAAAAATCCGCATTTGTCGGATAGATAACTTAAGTAGGCGTGGCTCGTTAAATGATAAAATGGAGTGATAAAGATTAAATCCATCAATGTAAGCATAAACTCTCATAAGTCCAAGCCCCTAAAATTTAGAGGCTCGGTTAATAGCCGTAGCTATTAAGTTGAATATGAGAATATTATCAAAATTTAGCTTAAAGGTGGGCTAAGGGAGTATTTAAACCCCTTGTAAAAGCCTTGTAATGTTGCCGTAAAGACTAGCTTGGCTCTAGCGAAGTTAAAATATGGGGAACCCCACGAAGTGGGGCTTTAGGTGGGTCAAGGGAGCGTAGCTCCTTGTCGCAAACGGCGACTTGTTGCCGTGCGAAGTTAAAATAAATAAAGGATGAAAAAATGCTGAATTTAGACACAAATAAGCTAATTAGCGATTATAAACAAATAGAAGCGTCAATCGTTAGTGAAAACTCAATATTTGCTAAGGTTATTAAATATCTTGATGATAGCTTTAATGATAAAACCCTAGCCCCAAAAGATAAGATAACAATCCAATCAAATCTGATGAGTGCGATGGCTATTAATCTAACAGCAAAAGCATTAGAAACGGCTTTAAACTGGCAACAAATCAATACCCAACTAGAACTATCAAAGCAAGAATTAGAGCTAAAAAAAGAACAAACCAATAGCCAAAAACTACTCTCAAATGCTGAAATTGAGTTTAACAAAGCAAGAACGGAGCTTGTAAAAGCTCAAACTTCTACCGAAAAGCAAAAAACGCCGCCGTAATGAGAGAAATAGCTAGTTACGACGACCAACTACGCACAAAAGAAGCTGAGATAATCACAAATGCGGTCTAAAATTTATATTAAACTCAATTTTAGCAATGCTTTTGTATAATGCTAGACTTATTTTTTTGCTTTAAGGGATAATATGGCTAGGTCATTTAGTAGATCAGATATTAGGATTTTAGGGCTTTCATCTCTTGGTGGAATGCTTGAGTTTTATGATTTTATCATTTTTGTATTCTTTGCTTCTTATATATCTATACTATTTTTCCCTGCTGATCTAGATCCTTTTTGGGCTATTTTTAATACCTATGGCACCTTTGCTGCTGGATATTTAGCTAGACCGCTTGGTGGTATTATTATGGCACATTTTGGGGATAAAAATGGCCGTAAAAATATGTTTATGCTCTCTATTTTACTTATGGTAATTCCTACATTCTTATTAGGTATAATGCCTACATTTGAGAGTATTGGATATTTAGCACCTATAATTTTAGTGATTATTAGAATTTTACAAGGGGTTGCTATTGGTGGGGAGCTGCCTGGTGCTTGGGTATTTGTAAGTGAGCATGCACCTCGTGGGAAGCTATATACTAGCATAAGCGTTTTAACAGCAGCAGTAGTAGCTGGAATTTTACTAGGTAGTTTTGTAACTATGGTTGTTAAAAATATTTGGAGTGATGCTGAAATTCAAGATGGAATGTGGAGATTGCCATTTATTTTGGGTGGATTTTTTGGGATTATATCTATATACCTTAGAAGATATTTAAGCGAAACGCCGGTATTTAAAGAGATGCAAGCTAAAAATGAGCTAGATAATATCCCGATTAAATCTATATTTAAATTTCATAAAATTGATAGCATTGTATCTATGTTTATAACTTGGGTTTTAACTGGATGTATCGTGGTGCTTATACTCTTAATGCCAAATTTTATGCCAAAAGCATTTAGTGCTAATGGGGTAGAGCTTGGTCGTTTAACTACCATATATATGCAGATGGCTGCTATAGTGCTTTTGTGTTTTGGCTGTTTTGTGTATGGAAGGTTAAGTGATAAATATGGGATTGCAAAGAGCACTTTAGTATTAGCTTTGCTATTTTCAATTAGCGTATATGCTTATTTTGATGCGCTTTATAGTGGGGCGAGTTTTGAGATAGTTTTGGTTTTATATTTGCTTAGTGGATTACTAGCCTGTGTTGGGCCGTGTGGTGCGCCATTTTTGATGGTTGCTATATATCCTAATAAGCTTAGATTTAGTGGAATTTCATTTTCGTATAATATTGCTTATGCTATAGCTGGGGGCGTTACTACACCTTTTGCAACTGCGATGGTGTTTAAATTTGATCCTATGTATTTGGCGTATTATATGATTCTTCTTGGTTTTGTGGCTGTTGCTTGTAGTGTATGGTTTATGTTTGCACGAAAAGATATTAATTTATAGGAATTGATATGGCACTCATCGATCTTATAGAAGTTAGTAAGAAATTTGGCGATAAGATTATCTTAAATGAGGCAAATTTTAGTGTAAATGAAAAAGAGAGAATTGCCATTATAGGGAAAAATGGTGGCGGTAAAAGCACTCTTATGAAGATATTGCGTGGGGAGTGCGAGATTGATAGCGGTAGAGTGATTAGACAAAATTCCATCACTATAGATATGCTTGCTCAAGCCCCTAAATTTGATGATAATCTAAGCGTAAAAGAGGCTTTAAATCTAGAGTTAAAAGATATATTTAATGCTAGAAATGAGTATGAAAAAGTCCTAGCTAAAATGAGTGATGAGCATGATAATCCTGAGCTACTTCACCGCCAAGATGAGCTTGTGAAATTTATAGAATCCAAAGATGGTTGGAATATAGAAAATAAGATTGATAGAATTTTAGATAGTTTTGGTCTTAGAGAGTATGAAGATAGGCTGGTAAATAGCCTAAGTGGTGGGGAAATTCGCAGAGTTGCCTTGGGTGCTTTAATCCTTAAAAAGCCTGATGTATTATTGCTTGATGAGCCTACAAACCATCTTGATGTCTATATGGTAAGATTTCTTGAAGAGCTACTTTTAGCCTCAAACCAAACTATTGTATTTATAAGCCACGATAGATATTTTATCGATAGATTAGCTACTCGCTCTGTAGAGATAGAAGATGGTTTATTAAGGAGTTTTGAGGGCGGATATGCTAATTACCTAACCAAAAAAGAGGAAATTTTAAGAAGCTTGGCTAAATCTCACGAGACATTAATAAAAAATTTAAAAAGCGAAGAGGAGTGGCTAAGGCGTGGAGTAAAAGCTAGGTTAAAACGAAATGAAGGAAGAAAGCAAAGAATCCTAGCTATGCGCCAAGAGGCTAAGAAAAATCCAGGATTAATACGCAGAGTTAAACTAGAATTAGAAAGGGCTAGTAAGAGCTTTAATGGCGGTGGATTAAACCAAAATCGCAAAAAAATGCTATTTGAGTGTAAAAATTTATCCAAAACTATAGATAATAAATTACTTTTTAGTGATTTTAATGCTAGGGTTTTACAAGGTGAGCGTATAGGAATCGTCGGTAGAAATGGTAGTGGCAAATCCACCATGCTAAAAATTTTACTAGGTGAGTTAGAAGCAGATAGTGGCACAATCAATCGTGGCGAGATCAAAATAGGCTATTTTGACCAGCATAGAAAAAATATTAGCGATGATAAATCCCTAATTGAGCTATTTTGTCCAAATGGTGGAGATCACATAATGGTAAGGGGTCGTAACTACCATGTGTATGGATATTTAAAGAATTTTTTATTTCCAAAAGAGTTTTTAGATAAGCCAGTTAGCACTCTAAGCGGGGGAGAGAAGAATCGTTTAGCCCTAGCTCTATTATTTACCAAAGAGTATGATTGCTTAATCTTAGATGAGCCTACAAATGATCTTGATATTGCTACTATTAATATTTTAGAGGAGTATTTGCTTAGCTTTGAAGGTGCGATATTGATAGTAAGCCATGATAGATACTTTATAGATAAGATCACTAATAAGCTTTGGGCGTATGAAAATGGTAAAATAGAGCAAATTTATATGGAGTATAGTGAGTATTTAGATATTGAAGAGGAGCTAAACCAGCTAAGCGATATGGAAAGAGAGCTAGGTCAAAGTATAGAAACCAAAGAGAAACAAAAGGCATCAAAGATAAAGCTTAGTTATAAACAAAATCAAATTTTACAAAATCACCCAGCACTAATAGAAGCCTTAGAGAGTAGAATAAGTGAGCTCAATCACGCTCTTTCAACTCCAGAAATTTACCAAAAAGTTGGCTTACAAACCCTATTTGAAGAGCTTGAAGAGAAAAAGGGTGAGCTAAATTTGCTTGAGAATGAGTATTTTGAGGTGCTTGAGCTTTCTCAAAGTTAAGGAATATCAATGATAGAAAATAGACAGACATGGAGTTCTAGGCTTACTTATATTTTAGCTGTTGCTGGTGCTACTATCGGCTTTGGTGCTACTTGGCGTTTTCCATATTTAGTAGGGCAAAATGGCGGTGGGGCTTATGTTTTAATATTTTGTATAGCGATGATTGTAATTGGAATTCCAATGATCTTAGCTGAAAATGCCATAGGAAGGCGTTTGCATATAAATTCTGTAGATGCTTTTGGTGGTTATGCAAATGGCAAAAAGATAAATCCGCTTTGGAAAGTCGTTGGTTGGATGGGAATTTGCGGTGCCTTTGGTATTATGGCTTATTATATGGTTATTGGCGGCTGGGTGCTTGATTATATTTATAATATAATTATCGGCGGATTTGAGCTTTCGCAGCCTATTAATGCTACTACTACGGCTAAATTTTATGATGAAAATATCATAAACTCACCCCTTGCCATTAGCATTGCAACGGCGATTTTTGTCCTTATAAACTATATTATTTTAGCCAAAGGCGCCGTTGATGGTATAGAAAAAGCAGCCAAATATCTAATGCCATTGCTATTTATATTAATGTTAGCGATGGTAGCTAGAAATATTACGCTTGAAGGGGCGATTGATGGGATTAAATTTTATCTTACGCCAGATTTTAGCAAGATTAGTATGAGATTATTTATTGATGTTTTGGGGCAGGTATTTTTCGCTTTATCGCTTGGATTTGGGGTTATGATTACCCTTTCTAGCTTTTTAAGAAAAGATGAAGATCTCATCAAAACCTCTATAATCACAGGAGTTATTAATACTATAATTGCTGTGGTGGCTGGATTTATGATATTTCCTTCGCTATTTACATTTGGAATTTCGCCAGATAGTGGCCCAAGCTTAGTTTTTAAGAGTTTGCCAATTGTATTTTCTAATATGTTTGCTGGTCAGATCATAGCTATTGCGTTTTTTGGCTTGCTTATGATAGCAGCACTTACTACTTCTTTACCGATATATGAGGTTATAATAACGGTTTTAGAAGAGAAATTTAAAATAAAACGCCACAATGCCATAGCCATAGTTCTTGCTACTATCTTTATAATTGGCAATATCCCATCACTGATGGCTACAAATATATTATCAGATATTACGATTTTTGGCAAGAATATATTTGATGCTTATGATGCCATTAGTGCTACGATATTTTTTGTGCTGACATCGCTATTTTGTGCGTTATTTGTCGGCTGGGTGTTAAAGGATGAGGCCAGGGCTGAGATAATGCACGGCACCAAGAGTTCAAAAAGGGTGGTTGATATATGGTTTTATTATGTTAAATTTATAATTCCATTTATCATTTTAATCGTATTTATTAGTAGTTTTTATGATAATTTTTTAAGGTGAGTTTAATGCTTGAAATTTTGATTTTTTTATTTGCTCTATTTACTGCTTATAAGGTAATTTTGAGTATTTTACAGATTAAATTTATAAGTGGTTGCACAGAGCCTGTGGTCTTATCTGCTAGTGAGTTTCAAAGTGCTGCACAAGTAGCGATAGCAAAGCAGAAATTTGAGATAATCCATAATATCTACACATTTATTATAGTGGCGATATGGAGCGTATGGGGAGCTAATGCTTTACAAAATGCTCTTAGTGGAGTGGAGTCAATTTTGGTTAGGGATTCTTTATTAGTAACTCTGTTTTTAGCTATTGGTGCGGTTTTAAATTTGCCATTTGAGATATATAACACCTTTGTGATGGATAAGAAATTTGGCTTTTCAAATAGCACGGCTAGGCTTTTTATCACAGATTTTATTAAGAGTTTGGTTATGATTTTGATATTTGGATTTGCTATTTCTTGGATTTTGTTATTATGCTATGATCTGCTTGGGGCTAGCTGGTGGATATGGGCTTTTGGGATTAGTTTTGGATTGATTTTGATAGTGAATTTGATATATCCAACCCTAATAGCACCGATATTTAATAAGATAACGCCACTAGAAAATAGTGATTTAAATTTAGCTATAAATGAGCTTTTAAACTCTTGCGGATTTAAAAGCAGTGGCGTGTATAGCATGGATGCAAGTAAGAGAGATAACCGCTTGAATGCATATTTTGGTGGTTTAGGAGCTACAAAGAGAGTTGTGCTATTTGATACTTTGATTAATAAGCTTGATAAAGATGAGATTATCGCCGTTTTAGGGCATGAGCTAGGGCATTTTAAGCATAGGGATATAATTAAAAATATAGCATTGATGAGTATAATCCTTTTTATATTATTTGCAATTTTTGGTAATATTCCAGCTAGTTTTTATACCGCTTTGGGACTTGAAGAAAGTGGTGGTGGATTATTTATATTTTTCTTACTATATTCTGCGCTTTTTATGGTGATAGTTGAGCCAGTTATATCTACTTTTTCTAGATCGCATGAGTTTGGTGCAGATGAGTTTGGCGCTAAACAAACAAGCAAAGATAGTATGATTTTAGCACTTAAAAAGCTTGGTAAGGAGAATAAGGCGTTTCCACTTTCGCACCCACTTTATAGTATGGTTTATCACTCACATCCAACCTTATATGAGAGGCTAAATCGTCTTGAGAATTTGTGATGGACTAAGCTTAGCTAGAGAATTTGGTAGCCATTTTGCCTATTGTTTGATGGAATTTCATCTAGGTCAAAGTAGGGAGTGGATATTTTTACATTTAAATGATGAGCTTTTTAAAAAGAGTGAATTTATCCATCTTTTAAATAGATATAAAGATGGTGAGCCGCTAGAGTATATTACTAGGCGATGCGAGTTTATAGGGCGAGATTTTGTAGTGGGGGAAGGGGTATTAATCCCAAGATTTGAAAGCGAAATTTTAGTTCAAAAAGCCATAGAAGTAGCTAAAAAATTTAACTCACCCAAGATTGCTGAAATTGGCGTTGGCAGTGGGATTATTAGCATATCTTTAGCTTTAGAGCTTAAAAACGCTAGTATAGTTGCTACTGATATTAGCCACAAGGCTTTGGAGTTTGCTAGGATTAATAAGGAGAAATTTGGAGCTAATGTTGAGCTTGTATTATCAAATTATCTTGATGAGATTGATGGAGAATTTGATATAATTATCTCCAATCCGCCATATATCGCAGCTAATTATCCGCTAGATAAATGGGTGCTAAGTGAGCCAAAGATCGCATTGATAGGTGGAGATATAGGCGATGAGATATTAAAAGATATTGCTAAAATCGCTAAATTTAGAGCTAAATATCTAATTTGCGAGATGGGTTATGACCAAAAGGAGCCTATGAAAAACTATCTTAATGAGCTTGGCTTTGAGAGTGAGTTTTATACTGATTTGGCTGGATTAGATCGTGGATTTGTAGCTTATAATAAAGGAAAATAATGGTTAAATTTAGAAGTTTTTATCTATTTTTACTTGGAATTTGTATTGGTGCTGAGCTTGCTATTGGTATTTTTATGGCACCTGTGATATTCTATCCATCGCAATATATCGGCGAAGGCGTCTTAAGCCACTATCAAAGCGGTCAGCTAATGACTCAGGTATTTTTAAAATATAATATTATGCTTATTTTTGTCTCATCTTTGCTTTTGCTTTTTGAGATTGTGAATTTGAAAAATAGCGAGAGTTTTAATTATAAAATTAGTGCGTTTTTTCTCTCTCTTATCATATCTTTATTAGCTATGGCGTTTGTGTTTTACTTTACTCCATATATTCTACAAGCTCAAAAAATTGGTGCCGAAGCGACTGCTACAGCGGAATTTGCTAGTATGCATAAGGCTAGTGAGATTGTGATGAAAGCTATGCTTTTAGCTCAAGTGGCATTATTTTTTATCAGAGCTCGTAAGGAGAGCTAATGGGGTTAAAAGTTAGGGTTTATTATGAAGATACAGATAGTGGAGGGATTGTATATCATAGCAATTATATTAAATTTTGCGAACGAGCTAGAAGTGAGATAGTTTTTAACTCTGGGATTGAATTTACCCAAAGTCGCCACTTCGTAGTTACCAAGCTAGAAGCACGCTACTTAAAACCAGCTGTTTTAGGAGATATTTTAGATATACAAACTAAGCTTGTAAAGATTGGTGGTGTAAGCCTAACCCTAGAGCAAGATATATATAAAGTAGCTAATATCAAAGGCGAGACTCAAAGGGAGCTAATATTTCGTGCGAATGTTACTGTGGGATTTATTAGTGATGGCAAGTTATCTAGGCTGGATAGAGAATTTGCTGAAGTTTTTAGCAAGTTAAATCAAGATTAAATTTGGGTCATCAGACCCATTATATCTCTTCATCTATGTAAAACCCATAATTACCAGCACGCATAATATCTATCTTATATTGGACTTGATTATTTTGTAATTTCTCTTTAAATATCGCTTTTGCATTTTTGTTGATATAGTTTAGATATATAAAATCCATTCCAATCATCGTTGAGTAAGCGACCCAATCATAAGCAAGCTTTTGCCCTAAAAGAGCACTAAGGGTCTCTAGCTGACTATCTGGGGTCATTATGGAGTTAGCTATATAGATATTTTGGCGATCTTTGCTTTGAGTAAGGCTTATAAGAGCACTATTGTAATTAAGCTGCGTAGAAAGAAGTATATGTGGATTTAGATCAAATACTCTAAATTGCGAACTAAGCAAAGCACTTTTTATAAGTGGGGTATTTAGAAAGATTGAGCTATTTTTTACCCTATAATTATCTTTTAAAAAATTTAGCTTTATATCGTTACCTTCGATATTTTTTATATATGGATTATCTGTATTATTAGCCACTATATCATTTAGCATATTAGCGACCTTACTCCCATCGCCAAATACCGATACTTTGCCATTTGATTTGGTTAATAGCTTTTGAATTTGTGCTTCGTAGTCAATCCCACCAAAGAATATATTTGAGCTTGGATTTTGGATTGATTTGATATTTACTGTAGGTATGTAAAAGATTAAATCATCATAATCACTATTATTTATCACCTCTATCCCATCTGTAGTAAGTGGAGCTATAAAGTGCTTAAATCCGCTATTTTTAGCTCTTTGTATGGTAAAATTTAGGCTATCTTTACTCTCATCTCCGCTATAAAATATCTCAATATGAGAGCCAATATCTCGCTTAAAAATATAGCTAAAAACAGAATCGCTAACCACAACAGAGTAGCTTTTTATCACATCTTGAGGTATGATTAGGGCAACTTTAATATCTTTGCGTCCAATCTCAATTTCAGGAATATTTAAAAGCTTTTTAATATCAGCATAATAGCCCTTAATCGGCTCTTTAAGAGTAAGTGGATTATATATAAATTGGATAAAATCCACCCCATTGCTAAGCTCTTTTAAACACTCTTTATCGCATCTATTTTGCCCATTTGATTGAGTAAAAATCATACAAATAATAAAAAAAGTTATAATTAAATTTCTCATATATATCCTTTAATTTTTTTTAAATCCGCTATAAATTCATCAGCTTTACTAGGATTTTTATCCACCCAATTACTATCAAAAG encodes:
- the abc-f gene encoding ribosomal protection-like ABC-F family protein gives rise to the protein MALIDLIEVSKKFGDKIILNEANFSVNEKERIAIIGKNGGGKSTLMKILRGECEIDSGRVIRQNSITIDMLAQAPKFDDNLSVKEALNLELKDIFNARNEYEKVLAKMSDEHDNPELLHRQDELVKFIESKDGWNIENKIDRILDSFGLREYEDRLVNSLSGGEIRRVALGALILKKPDVLLLDEPTNHLDVYMVRFLEELLLASNQTIVFISHDRYFIDRLATRSVEIEDGLLRSFEGGYANYLTKKEEILRSLAKSHETLIKNLKSEEEWLRRGVKARLKRNEGRKQRILAMRQEAKKNPGLIRRVKLELERASKSFNGGGLNQNRKKMLFECKNLSKTIDNKLLFSDFNARVLQGERIGIVGRNGSGKSTMLKILLGELEADSGTINRGEIKIGYFDQHRKNISDDKSLIELFCPNGGDHIMVRGRNYHVYGYLKNFLFPKEFLDKPVSTLSGGEKNRLALALLFTKEYDCLILDEPTNDLDIATINILEEYLLSFEGAILIVSHDRYFIDKITNKLWAYENGKIEQIYMEYSEYLDIEEELNQLSDMERELGQSIETKEKQKASKIKLSYKQNQILQNHPALIEALESRISELNHALSTPEIYQKVGLQTLFEELEEKKGELNLLENEYFEVLELSQS
- a CDS encoding LPD23 domain-containing protein, which gives rise to MAEFSSIKNQSGKRAETMKANFIIEKLKPLIPRLGNNEALKLHLNRAILNANGDFKLAIKNIENIPDGNLPTPTRNLLNEFKNALKDIEQVVKSQANEPTQIKAENQVNLSKTKEPTQEPVKAEAKKEAENLAQYRKDIETKYNINPIKEFGTNYAEFYHDGANAIRKLLVERQGQVAGAFERKELGDIDLVWGEAKAANGDIKGYGLSKIEAKHLNDFASFYGDTPQEKLINGLNEIIKNGKIINENGVDTIWYKKDNDYYLIGLSKGFYNKGDNNWIITAYEKTNLSIDKKARIDKALKGGDSKTISAYAEIKSSKTPKLTTAENSTTTVNKSQAKNMMGGFSTMAMEKAILHLGSGAAGGAINANAEQDPDKKAEAFLKGFLLGAGGSVGAIKMLENSAKLAPQLARISQRLANDLPVILNDRPDIVGKALGKTPKDNYNYIFGGENAIGANKAKLKTAREMVKNGADESQIWTKTGWYKDIDGKWKFEINPLGGKFKKVIKDLFDAKAFKEKNREKLEVLQDRAKINDKYQTNLNNLNATLSQQASIITKAKDGLKLSEVLDDKKLFNAYPQLRDLKVRFDELDSQMSMYDGYYNKTLDEIVLNSKLYNKPEMLRSILYHEIQHKIQSIEGFASGGGYFSDITKVEKLLEKYPNDADLQNLYDGLKYNYVSDSAEYNVYRKLAGEAEARNVQTRLTANSKEHPNKTLDINPNERIVKFDSDMSASYTPNSSVLKEQKDKLGIELANMDEKAQADTIKLYENAKSADEKHNALKMAMLSNRSDEFRPISHINLSDISDKEAQDLAKKIQKHYSSADFSLYNGGEYYTISNRGKGKIARGYEAIKEYDYINKAEYLAVAGKLDYYFNNSRFLGKHRDLRSDNDLTDILFFRSDAKIHGNNVQILFTLKEVNKGVQKGKRVYAMGITLADDAGKLIRLDSDALPATSGATHATGSPTATPATASNGVDFSANSKISQDLPKWADKFKAKMTKMGQEYSDEKIANLANWHKDSHPATKEKDGSPKVFYHGTNANFDAFDINKLKGSWLGKSFYFTDTKQKAKGYGKNVMSIYLNIKNPYISKAIDNYGFVKEVKEQFNVKENYGEFDPAQVLKEHGYDGVVYKDWNDDIGYIYTAFSPNQIKSISNNGAFNPNSNMMGAYTKVGLPIALVGGGLGYMGTQSIVDGYKNKDTANQTRAKQYAKFLAEAKEPTQVAPNELYKAYKKAKKDIEKPTKKNPHLSDR
- a CDS encoding MFS transporter gives rise to the protein MARSFSRSDIRILGLSSLGGMLEFYDFIIFVFFASYISILFFPADLDPFWAIFNTYGTFAAGYLARPLGGIIMAHFGDKNGRKNMFMLSILLMVIPTFLLGIMPTFESIGYLAPIILVIIRILQGVAIGGELPGAWVFVSEHAPRGKLYTSISVLTAAVVAGILLGSFVTMVVKNIWSDAEIQDGMWRLPFILGGFFGIISIYLRRYLSETPVFKEMQAKNELDNIPIKSIFKFHKIDSIVSMFITWVLTGCIVVLILLMPNFMPKAFSANGVELGRLTTIYMQMAAIVLLCFGCFVYGRLSDKYGIAKSTLVLALLFSISVYAYFDALYSGASFEIVLVLYLLSGLLACVGPCGAPFLMVAIYPNKLRFSGISFSYNIAYAIAGGVTTPFATAMVFKFDPMYLAYYMILLGFVAVACSVWFMFARKDINL